A part of Primulina eburnea isolate SZY01 chromosome 10, ASM2296580v1, whole genome shotgun sequence genomic DNA contains:
- the LOC140842743 gene encoding probable ethanolamine kinase: MGSTENIWNAVEVPESHSSEVPSSSLAVDHSLSLPEMKPRIVELCKDLFKQWSSLDASDFSLETVSGGITNLLLKVSVKEKDGNVVHMTVRLYGPNTEYVINRERELQAIPFLSAAGFGAKLLGVFGNGMVQSFINARTLTPLDMRKPKLVSKIAKQLRRFHEVGIAGSKEPQLWNDVFKFFERASSLKFDDHEKQKKYETISFGEIHKEIIELKEMTDRFNAPIVFSHNDLLSGNLMLNDEEDKLYFIDFEYGSYSYRGFDIGNHFNEYAGYDCDYSLYPIKDEQYHFFRYYLKPDSPHEVSDEELKALYLETNTFMLASHLYWALWALIQAKMSPIDFDYLSYFFLRYNEYKNQREKSFLLARSKFSGSQIDS, encoded by the exons ATGGGGTCGACGGAGAATATCTGGAATGCGGTGGAAGTACCGGAGAGTCACAGCTCGGAAGTTCCGTCGTCTTCTCTTGCCGTTGACCACTCGCTCTCCCTCCCTGAAATGAAGCCTCGTATTGT GGAGCTGTGCAAGGATCTATTCAAACAATGGTCAAGTTTGGATGCGTCGGATTTCTCTCTTGAAACGGTATCTGGTGGCATTACAAATCTGT TACTCAAGGTATCTGTGAAAGAAAAAGATGGAAATGTTGTGCATATGACTGTTCGATTGTATGGACCGAATACTGAATATGTGATCAATCGTGAAAGGGAATTGCAG GCTATTCCATTCCTCTCAGCCGCAGGATTTGGTGCCAAGTTACTTGGTGTTTTTGGAAATGGCATGGTGCAGTCATTTATCAATGCTCGTACCCTAACACCATTGG ACATGCGAAAGCCAAAGCTCGTCTCAAAAATTGCTAAACAGCTCCGGAGGTTCCATGAGGTCGGAATAGCTGGTTCTAAAGAGCCTCAACTGTGGAATGACGTCTTCAAGTTCTTTGAAAGAG CGTCAAGCCTCAAGTTTGATGATCATGAGAAGCAAAAAAAGTATGAGACGATTTCATTTGGAGAAATTCATAAAGAAATCATTGAACTCAAG GAAATGACAGATCGCTTTAATGCTCCCATTGTGTTTTCACACAATGATCTACTTTCTGGGAATTTGATGCTTAATGATGAAGAAG ATAAGCTTTACTTCATCGACTTTGAGTATGGATCATACAGTTACAGAGGTTTTGACATCGGAAATCACTTCAACGAATATGCTGGCTATGATTGTGACTATAGCTT GTACCCAATTAAAGACGAACAATACCACTTCTTCAGATACTACTTAAAACCAGATAGCCCACACGAA GTTTCTGATGAAGAACTCAAAGCTCTTTACCTGGAGACAAATACCTTTATGCTAGCTTCGCATCTTTACTGGGCTTTATGGGCTCTCATCCAg GCCAAAATGTCTCCAATTGATTTTGATTATCTGAGCTATTTCTTCCTACGATACAATGAGTACAAGAATCAGAGGGAGAAGAGTTTTTTGTTGGCACGTTCTAAGTTCTCTGGATCACAGATTGATtcataa